A genomic window from Aethina tumida isolate Nest 87 chromosome 4, icAetTumi1.1, whole genome shotgun sequence includes:
- the LOC109602382 gene encoding MPN domain-containing protein CG4751 isoform X2, whose amino-acid sequence MLLSGGILDPGPGFMTIEYLGQRFVGDLLEDGKIRSQETDIVFASPSAWAIACKRFINPDKKSGCGWASVKYRGRKLDAYKNIWYKKKKEEEKLEREGLNLEQLLQRNMANTLMYQRIIVKHNTIANRTLTHDANTMIECVPFSNLGKIQPFLVSLHTNAALLMDFHCHLTKAEVSGYLAGHWDVNAHNLQITHAFPLKNVKTDRENAPQVEAEIAKEIDREKLTLVGWYHSHPFAAAAPTLRDVDAQLDYQIKMKGTSDNSYTPCIGIIISPYNYENNSLESSIIAYWVIPPPETKPNEYGRPMLMSYSVIQDTVLNEQIKDEMKRCVEYYQKDPDYINFTDRYISTTLYIDKLKSTLLSKFPRDERESVFWRFIRELLGCCLEEKESLLSIPSVSKASQLLPPVSLGSNFGSMLPGDISSLLFNSGKFPSASSLLGLPDPMAHSTLAANNMFLSTNLFKMQELLKPLSASSPIPKSKEHKSQASPLKIPTDIKSMKSDFSMDLMNLKNKMEFSAPDLNLSKNQKSYVDYSIPSTKASKETPNDYSIPSTDTSKQDFSVPDLSMKSTASDYSINLSNKPTDFSEKPAKIPKLDYSSLDLSISKDLNALRELSASAKDLSEREPSPPKEIDLSKTSEDVTENVAAPTDLSVPSETSAMETSSDDAPLNLAS is encoded by the exons GGTCAGAGATTCGTGGGCGACCTCCTGGAAGATGGTAAGATCCGCAGCCAAGAGACTGACATAGTTTTTGCGTCCCCTAGTGCCTGGGCGATCGCCTGCAAACGTTTCATCAACCCTGACAAAAAGTCCGGATGCGGTTGGGCCTCCGTAAAGTACCGCGGACGTAAATTAGACGCGTACAAGAACATCTGGTACAAAAAGAAGAAGGAGGAAGAGAAATTGGAACGTGAAGGTCTTAATTTGGAGCAACTGTTGCAGAGAAACATGGCGAACACCCTTATGTACCAGAGGATTATTGTTAAACACAATACGATTGCCAATAGAACTCTCACACA TGATGCCAATACGATGATAGAATGTGTGCCGTTTTCAAATTTAGGCAAAATTCAACCCTTTTTGGTTTCGTTGCACACTAATGCAGCTTTGCTGATGGATTTTCATTGCCACTTAACCAAAGCTGAAGTCTCTGGTTACTTGGCGGGACATTGGGACGTAAATGCCCACA ATTTGCAAATAACTCACGCGTTTCcgttgaaaaatgttaaaacggACAGAGAAAATGCGCCTCAAGTGGAAGCCGAAATAGCGAAAGAAATAGACAGAGAAAAGTTAACATTGGTAGGTTGGTATCATTCTCATCCGTTTGCAGCAGCCGCTCCAACGTTACGAGATGTGGATGCACAACTCGACTATCAGATTAAAATGAAAGGAACGTCTGATAACAGTTACACACCGTGCATtggtattataattt CACCGTATAATTACGAAAACAACTCTTTAGAATCCAGCATAATCGCCTATTGGGTAATTCCCCCACCGGAAACGAAACCCAACGAGTACGGAAGACCTATGTTAATGTCTTATAGTGTAATTCAAGACACGGTTCtcaatgaacaaataaaagacGAAATGAAACGTTGCGTGGAATACTATCAAAAAGATCCCGATTACATAAACTTCACAGACAGATACATAAGCACCACATTATATatagacaaattaaaaagcaCTCTCTTGTCTAAGTTTCCCAGAGATGAACGTGAAAGTGTCTTTTGGAGATTTATACGCGAGTTACTAGGCTGTTGTTTGGAAGAGAAAGAGTCACTTCTTTCAATTCCCAGTGTCAGCAAAGCCAGTCAACTTTTGCCACCAGTTAGTTTAGGTTCTAACTTTGGTTCGATGCTCCCCGGTGATATTTCCTCTCTGTTGTTCAATTCTGGTAAATTTCCCAGCGCCAGCAGTTTATTAGGTTTGCCCGATCCGATGGCTCACAGTACTTTGGCAGCCAACAACATGTTCCTTTCaacaaatctttttaaaatgcagGAGCTGTTGAAGCCTTTATCCGCCAGCAGCCCCATTccgaaatctaaagaacataaatcACAGGCTTCACCTTTAAAAATACCAACAGATATAAAGTCTATGAAGTCTGATTTTTCCATGGATCtgatgaatttaaagaataagatGGAGTTTTCCGCCCCCGACTTGAATCTGTCCAAAAATCAGAAGAGCTACGTCGATTATTCGATTCCCAGCACAAAAGCCAGCAAAGAGACGCCGAACGACTACAGCATTCCCAGCACAGACACTTCAAAACAAGATTTCTCAGTACCCGATTTGAGCATGAAGAGTACAGCTTCAGATTATTCTATAAATCTCAGTAACAAACCTACAGATTTCAGTGAAAAACCTGCTAAAATACCCAAACTTGATTACTCTTCGTTGGATCTGAGCATTTCTAAAGACTTAAATGCTTTAAGGGAATTATCTGCGTCTGCCAAAGACTTATCCGAGAGGGAACCTAGTCCTCCGAAAGAAATTGACTTAAGTAAAACATCCGAGGATGTTACAGAGAATGTTGCTGCTCCTACTGATTTGAGCGTCCCATCGGAAACATCAGCGATGGAAACAAGCAGTGACGATGCGCCTCTTAACCTTgccagttaa